A genomic stretch from Komagataeibacter xylinus includes:
- a CDS encoding cytochrome b yields MTASSLPSPPAHYSWETRWLHWLTAVLVLEQFVVGQVGWHLMARTAAWRPFLVATHTSLGVVLATVFIIRVVWAMTGGRAIHFPIVTMQDRVARSVHRLLYMLLGGEIVFGYMARWSTGRPVMAFGVPINSPLPMLMHGTHSFFSGLHHWNAWLLFCVALFHGFAGFYHLFIYRDRIFQRMLP; encoded by the coding sequence ATGACCGCATCTTCTCTTCCCTCGCCGCCTGCGCATTACAGTTGGGAGACACGGTGGCTGCACTGGCTGACCGCCGTGCTCGTGCTCGAACAGTTCGTTGTGGGGCAGGTGGGCTGGCATCTCATGGCCCGCACGGCGGCATGGCGGCCTTTTCTGGTCGCGACGCATACCTCGCTGGGCGTGGTGCTGGCTACGGTGTTCATCATTCGTGTGGTATGGGCCATGACCGGTGGCCGGGCCATTCATTTCCCCATCGTGACAATGCAGGACCGCGTGGCGCGCAGCGTGCATCGCCTGCTCTATATGCTGCTCGGCGGTGAGATCGTGTTCGGCTACATGGCGCGCTGGTCTACCGGGCGGCCCGTCATGGCGTTTGGCGTGCCGATCAATTCGCCCCTGCCCATGCTGATGCACGGAACGCATTCCTTTTTCTCAGGATTACATCACTGGAATGCATGGTTACTGTTTTGCGTGGCGCTCTTTCATGGGTTTGCAGGATTTTACCATCTGTTCATTTATCGTGACCGAATTTTTCAGAGAATGTTACCTTGA